One window of Peteryoungia desertarenae genomic DNA carries:
- the pth gene encoding aminoacyl-tRNA hydrolase, whose protein sequence is MIILAGLGNPGNQYAKNRHNIGFMALDAIHRRHSFSPWSKKFKGEIADGTIAGEKVLLIKPQTYMNLSGESVGEAMRFYKLGPEAIIAIYDELDLLPGKARIKTGGGHGGHNGIKSLDAHCGQNYRRLRLGIGHPGDKNRVQGHVLGDFAKGDAAWLDPLLEALADNADMLVRAEDSQLLNKLALATGSKAEDEKPTKAPKPPKTGQSHIHQARNTAQPKKLPETGPMAEMLKKMFGKKDD, encoded by the coding sequence ATGATTATTCTTGCCGGCCTGGGCAATCCGGGCAACCAGTATGCGAAGAACCGCCACAATATCGGCTTCATGGCACTTGATGCCATTCACCGGCGGCATTCCTTTTCGCCGTGGTCGAAGAAGTTCAAGGGTGAAATTGCCGACGGCACAATCGCCGGCGAAAAGGTACTGCTGATCAAGCCGCAGACCTATATGAATCTGTCGGGCGAATCCGTCGGCGAGGCCATGCGCTTCTACAAGCTTGGACCCGAAGCGATCATCGCCATCTATGATGAACTGGACCTCCTGCCCGGCAAGGCCCGAATCAAGACTGGCGGCGGCCACGGCGGTCATAACGGCATAAAATCCCTGGACGCCCATTGCGGCCAGAACTATCGCAGGCTCCGCCTCGGCATCGGTCATCCCGGCGACAAGAACCGCGTCCAGGGCCATGTGCTCGGCGATTTCGCCAAGGGCGATGCCGCATGGCTCGATCCCCTGCTGGAAGCCTTGGCCGACAATGCCGACATGCTGGTGAGGGCCGAAGACTCCCAGCTCCTCAACAAGCTGGCCCTTGCGACTGGCAGCAAGGCTGAAGACGAAAAGCCGACCAAGGCGCCGAAACCGCCAAAGACCGGCCAGTCGCACATCCACCAGGCACGCAATACCGCCCAGCCGAAGAAGCTTCCGGAAACCGGCCCCATGGCCGAGATGCTGAAGAAGATGTTCGGCAAGAAGGACGATTGA
- the clpS gene encoding ATP-dependent Clp protease adapter ClpS, translating to MPDRDVALKPKTVVKPKVEKPRLYKVLLHNDDYTPREFVTLVLKVVFRMSEETSYRVMMTAHKFGSAVVVVCTRDIAETKVKEAMDLAKDAGMPLLFTAEPEE from the coding sequence ATGCCTGACAGAGACGTTGCCCTGAAGCCCAAGACCGTGGTGAAGCCAAAGGTGGAAAAGCCACGGCTCTACAAGGTTCTGCTTCACAATGATGACTATACGCCCCGCGAATTCGTCACGCTGGTCCTGAAGGTCGTGTTCCGGATGAGCGAGGAAACGAGCTACCGGGTCATGATGACTGCACACAAGTTCGGTTCTGCCGTTGTTGTCGTCTGTACGCGCGATATTGCCGAGACCAAGGTGAAGGAAGCCATGGACCTCGCCAAGGATGCGGGCATGCCGCTGTTGTTCACGGCGGAACCGGAGGAGTGA
- the ychF gene encoding redox-regulated ATPase YchF, with translation MGFKCGIVGLPNVGKSTLFNALTKTAAAQAANYPFCTIEPNTGEVAVPDPRMKKLADIAGSKEIIPTRISFVDIAGLVRGASKGEGLGNKFLANIREVDAIVHVLRCFEDTDITHVEGRIDPVGDADTIETELMLADLESLERRLEQTRKRATGKDKEASAQLPVMEAVVKLLQDGKPARLLLKTMSADEIVILKQLNLLTSHPVLYVCNVAEGDAATGNKHTEAVVEMAKAQGAECVVISAAIEAEVAQLPEEEATEFLSALGLDEAGLDRLIRAGYHLLDLITYFTVGPKETRAWTIVRGTKAPQAAGVIHTDFERGFIRAFTIAYDDYIAYKGEVGAKEAGKGRDEGKEYVVNDGDVIHFRFNT, from the coding sequence ATGGGCTTTAAATGCGGTATTGTTGGCCTGCCGAATGTCGGCAAGTCCACCCTCTTCAATGCTCTGACGAAGACGGCAGCAGCGCAGGCTGCGAACTATCCCTTCTGCACCATCGAGCCGAACACCGGTGAAGTGGCCGTTCCCGATCCACGCATGAAGAAGCTGGCCGATATCGCCGGCTCGAAGGAAATCATCCCGACCCGCATCTCCTTCGTCGACATTGCCGGCCTCGTGCGCGGTGCCTCCAAGGGCGAAGGCCTCGGCAACAAGTTCCTTGCCAATATCCGCGAAGTCGACGCCATAGTCCACGTCCTGCGCTGTTTCGAAGACACCGACATCACCCATGTCGAAGGCCGTATCGACCCGGTGGGCGACGCCGACACGATCGAGACCGAGCTGATGCTCGCCGACCTCGAAAGCCTGGAGCGCCGCCTCGAGCAGACCCGCAAGCGCGCCACCGGCAAGGACAAGGAAGCCAGCGCCCAGCTTCCGGTCATGGAGGCGGTGGTCAAGCTTCTGCAGGACGGCAAGCCCGCCCGCCTGCTGCTGAAGACAATGTCGGCTGACGAAATCGTCATCCTCAAGCAGCTGAACCTCCTGACATCGCATCCGGTCCTCTACGTCTGCAACGTCGCCGAGGGTGACGCCGCGACCGGCAACAAGCACACCGAAGCCGTGGTGGAGATGGCCAAGGCCCAGGGTGCCGAATGTGTCGTCATCTCGGCTGCAATCGAAGCTGAAGTCGCCCAGCTGCCGGAAGAGGAAGCAACCGAATTCCTCTCGGCCCTTGGCCTTGACGAGGCCGGCCTCGACCGCCTGATCCGTGCCGGCTACCACCTGCTGGATCTCATCACCTATTTCACCGTCGGCCCCAAGGAGACCCGCGCCTGGACCATCGTGCGTGGCACCAAGGCCCCGCAGGCTGCCGGCGTGATCCACACCGATTTCGAACGCGGCTTCATCCGCGCCTTCACCATCGCCTATGACGACTATATTGCCTACAAGGGCGAAGTCGGCGCCAAGGAAGCCGGCAAGGGCCGTGACGAAGGCAAGGAATATGTGGTCAACGACGGCGACGTCATCCACTTCCGCTTCAACACCTGA
- a CDS encoding SLAC1 anion channel family protein, whose amino-acid sequence MTVIDPTRSEAAAQDDAGLHHLPLPLFAVPMGVGGLGMAWREAAVVLGAPALVGEVLMALAAVFWLLITAAHLWRLFRHPDAFAGDLSHPIRGAFAGAISIGLMIVAGGLVPYSVEMASTIWLLAVLLHLAIGVFIVRSLLLSPREAATLTPPLLIPLVGNILAPVVGAKLGFMTLSWMLFGLGGLLWILVQPLILYRIATGPMLPQRMWPTLVILLAPPAVGSLALSLLTEGFGPGPLAIYGFAVLMAAVLLSLIPQFRSVPFAMSWWGYTFPAAAFTAVTLKFAHAYPFAGEGLLLWALLIGVTGVILMVLVATLKALFAGHLFRPE is encoded by the coding sequence ATGACTGTGATTGACCCCACCCGTTCCGAAGCTGCCGCGCAAGACGATGCGGGCTTGCATCACCTGCCGCTCCCGCTTTTCGCCGTGCCCATGGGGGTTGGCGGGTTGGGTATGGCCTGGCGCGAGGCTGCGGTTGTTCTCGGTGCGCCGGCTCTCGTCGGTGAGGTGCTGATGGCGCTTGCCGCTGTGTTCTGGCTGTTGATCACGGCGGCCCATCTCTGGCGCCTTTTCCGCCATCCGGATGCGTTTGCCGGCGACCTTTCCCATCCGATCCGGGGCGCCTTTGCCGGCGCGATCTCGATTGGCCTGATGATTGTTGCCGGAGGGCTTGTTCCCTATTCGGTCGAGATGGCGTCGACGATCTGGCTTCTTGCCGTGCTGCTGCATCTGGCGATCGGGGTGTTCATCGTGCGCAGCCTGCTGCTCAGTCCGCGCGAGGCGGCGACCCTGACGCCGCCGCTGCTGATCCCGCTGGTCGGCAATATCCTTGCGCCGGTTGTCGGAGCAAAGCTGGGTTTCATGACGCTGTCGTGGATGCTGTTCGGTCTTGGCGGCTTGCTCTGGATACTCGTCCAGCCGCTGATTCTTTACCGGATTGCGACAGGACCGATGTTGCCGCAGCGCATGTGGCCGACTCTGGTCATCCTGCTCGCCCCGCCTGCGGTCGGAAGCCTGGCTCTCTCGTTGCTGACTGAAGGCTTCGGGCCGGGGCCTCTTGCAATCTACGGATTCGCGGTTTTGATGGCTGCGGTGCTTTTGAGCCTCATTCCGCAGTTTCGCAGTGTGCCCTTTGCCATGTCCTGGTGGGGCTACACTTTTCCGGCGGCAGCCTTCACTGCCGTGACACTCAAGTTTGCCCATGCGTATCCCTTTGCGGGAGAGGGGCTTTTGCTCTGGGCGCTTCTGATCGGTGTAACCGGGGTGATCCTGATGGTGCTGGTCGCGACATTGAAGGCCTTGTTCGCCGGTCATCTTTTCCGACCGGAATGA
- a CDS encoding YgaP family membrane protein: MFAKNVGSVDRLLRIVAGLVLLSLFFIYPDASWRYFALIGIVPLATGLLSTCPLYSIIGINTCPAKKA; encoded by the coding sequence ATGTTTGCCAAGAATGTCGGGTCTGTTGACCGCCTGTTGCGTATTGTTGCCGGTCTGGTTCTGCTGTCGCTGTTCTTCATCTATCCGGACGCCTCGTGGCGCTATTTTGCCCTGATCGGCATCGTGCCTCTGGCGACTGGATTGCTGTCGACCTGCCCGCTTTATTCGATCATCGGCATCAATACATGCCCTGCGAAGAAGGCGTGA
- a CDS encoding Crp/Fnr family transcriptional regulator encodes MAGWVDQTGFLAALEADARQALEALKPVHVPSRTTLFRPGDEAQSFVVLLSGRIGVYLTGRNGRELLLYSVTPGETCVQTTLGVLGGAPYSGEAVTESDVVAVMVPPAIFERLMASSPAFRSFVFKAFADRLNDLMFVLEQVAFVKVEERLAHALLERMDGEGIVELTHQELSVIIGTAREVVSRRLEALASKGLIENERGHIRLLQIDQLRLMAASR; translated from the coding sequence ATGGCCGGCTGGGTTGATCAGACAGGCTTTCTTGCCGCATTGGAGGCTGACGCGCGACAGGCGTTGGAGGCATTGAAGCCGGTGCATGTGCCGAGCCGGACCACGCTGTTCCGCCCTGGTGACGAGGCCCAGTCCTTCGTCGTCCTGCTTTCGGGCCGCATCGGCGTCTATTTGACCGGGCGCAATGGCCGGGAGCTTCTGCTTTATTCGGTGACGCCGGGGGAGACCTGCGTCCAGACCACGCTCGGCGTGCTTGGCGGTGCGCCCTATAGTGGCGAAGCGGTGACCGAAAGCGATGTGGTGGCCGTCATGGTGCCGCCTGCCATCTTCGAGCGGCTGATGGCCAGTTCACCGGCCTTTCGCAGCTTTGTCTTCAAGGCCTTTGCCGACCGTCTGAATGATCTGATGTTCGTGCTCGAACAGGTGGCCTTCGTGAAGGTGGAGGAGCGGCTTGCCCATGCGCTGCTGGAGCGGATGGACGGGGAGGGGATCGTGGAACTCACCCATCAGGAACTCTCGGTGATAATCGGGACCGCCCGCGAGGTCGTTTCCCGTCGGCTGGAGGCTCTGGCTTCCAAAGGGCTGATCGAGAATGAACGCGGCCATATCCGGCTGTTGCAAATCGATCAGCTCAGACTTATGGCGGCGAGCCGGTAG
- a CDS encoding MaoC family dehydratase: MTAARLHYEDYGLGQRFPLGPKTVMADEIIAFATEFDPQPMHLSEEAGKASILGGLSASGWHTSAMFMRMMIDSYLLSSASEGAPGIEYMQWRKPVLAGDVLSGQSIVEEARILRSRPHLGIVTLKHELQNQRGELVLTSRNAIMMRRRNPEEVAA; the protein is encoded by the coding sequence ATGACCGCAGCCAGGCTGCATTATGAAGACTACGGGTTGGGGCAGCGCTTTCCACTGGGCCCCAAGACCGTCATGGCTGACGAAATCATCGCCTTTGCCACAGAGTTCGATCCGCAGCCGATGCATCTTTCCGAGGAAGCCGGCAAAGCCAGCATTCTCGGCGGTCTGTCGGCTTCAGGCTGGCACACCAGTGCGATGTTCATGCGGATGATGATTGACAGCTATCTCCTGAGCTCCGCCTCGGAAGGCGCACCCGGCATCGAATACATGCAATGGCGAAAGCCGGTTCTTGCAGGCGACGTCCTCTCCGGCCAATCGATTGTCGAGGAAGCCCGCATCCTGCGCTCGCGCCCACATCTCGGCATCGTCACCCTGAAGCACGAGCTGCAGAATCAACGCGGCGAACTGGTATTGACCAGCCGCAACGCCATCATGATGCGCCGTCGAAATCCGGAAGAGGTGGCGGCATGA